DNA from Desulfovibrio sp. X2:
GCTCGGGCGCGTGCAGGCTGCGCAGCCGCGCAAGGTGCGGCTGGGAGAGCAGGCAGTCCGAGAGGTGGAAGCAGTGGTAGCGCGTCGTCTGGAGCATTTGCGGGAGCTCCAGGCGGTGCAGCACGGCCACGCGGCCCGAGGCCACGAGGTCCGGGAAGTCGCGCGAGAGGTCGCGGCGCAGCACCCCGGCCACGGTCTCGCTCGGGGGAAAGAAATGGTAGGCGGCAAAGGGATCGGCCGCGAGCAGGGCCTTCAGGAAGGCGGCGTTGGCCACCTTGCGGCCCATGACGTCGCCGCCCTCGTAGAACGGATCGAGTGTTCCGAATATCCCGGTTTCGCGCATGGACGGGATAGGACACGAAGCGGCCCTCCCTGTCAATTCGGCGTTTCGGGTCACGGCGGCCGGTCGCGGAACTGGGCAAGCTTTTCCTACCGGCAGCCAGAAGATTGGCAGGAGACGGCAGCAATAAATCCTGTTTTTTCGGATAGAAAAGACTTCCACCAAGTGGCCCGCCTCTTGCATTGCCCCCAGCGGGAATCCCCCAAGAGACGACAGGAGACGGGAAATGCAACGTGGCGAACAGCCTGAGCTGATGTGGGGACTCGGCCTGACCGGCCAAGAGGAGAAGATCATCCGTGCCGCGGCCGGAAAGGGCTTCCCCCTGCGCGTGTGGAACGAGACGGAGATTCCGGGCGGAAACCCCGGCGAGCGTCAGGAGCCTTTCCTGATCTGGATACCGCAGCGCGTGTGGCAGGCCATGCGGCCCGAGACGCGCGAGTTCTACGAGGGATGGGAAGAGCCGCAGCGCGTGCTCATCCTCGAGGAGGACGCGGACGAGATGGAGTTCGAGCATCTCGTGAAGCGCGGCTTCCTCACCGCCGTGCGCGCTCCCCTGAGCAAGACGGGCGTGCAGGAGGTGCTGCACCGCGCCAACGAGATCAGGAGCCTGTACGCGGACATCTTCCGCATGACCCGCGAGATCTTCCTCGAGCGGGAACTCCTGGCCCGCAAGACCGACCAGCTCCTGTTCCTCAACCAGATCTTGACGCGGGCCACTGAATCGCTCGACGCGGGCACCATCCTGGCCAATGCGCGCGAGGACATGAACACCCTCTTCCCGGTCAGCGCCGTGCAGGCCGCCCTGTGGACCACCACCGAGGGCGACGCCGTGGGCGCGCACCTGCTGCTCTGCCCCCTGTCCAAGGGCGGGAACCGCGAGGCCTGGGTCGAATATTTCCTGGAGAACGCCGCCAAGCTCGCGGCCACCCCGGTCAAGGACTTCCAGGTGGAGCTCTTGCCCGGCTACCCCGAGGACGGCGAGCTTTCCGCGCCCGAGGCCGGACGGACCATCCTCCTGCCGTTGCGCTCGGGCTTCGAGTACTTCGGCTGCCTGGCCCTCACCGCGGCCGAGAAGCCGAACCTGGCCAAGGACCAGATCCAGACCGTGCGCGCCGCGGTCAACCATTTGGCGCTGGCCCTGCGCAACGCCATGATCTACTCCCAGGTCAAGACGCGCGCCGAGTACGACGGCCTGACCCGCATCCACAACCGCTCGAGCTTCGACGAGCGGCTCCTGGAGGAGCTGAAGCGCCACCAGCGCTACCGCCACCCGCTCTCGCTCCTGCTGCTGGACCTGGACCACTTCAAGTCCATCAACGACGACCACGGCCACAAGGCGGGCGACGCGGTGCTGCGCACCATCGGCCGCATCCTCTCGCAGAACCTGCGCGCCACGGACTTCTCCGCCCGCTACGGAGGCGAGGAGTTCGTCGTGCTCCTGCCCCAGACCAACGAGGACGAGGCCTGGCTCCTGGCCGACCGCCTGCGCGCCGAGATCGCGCGCCAGTCCTTCACCTTCCAGGGCAAGACCTTCGGCGTGACCACGAGCATCGGCGTGGCCTCCATGAAGCCCGGCGCCCTGGCCAAGGTCCGCGACCTGGTGCAGGAGGCGGACACGGCGCTGTACATGGCCAAGTCCGCGGGCCGGAACATGGTCTGCCTCTCCGAGCATTGCGACGGCACCCACGTGCGCCAGTAGCCGCCCGGCAACCCCGCCGACGGCCGCCGCGGCGGCGGCCCGGCGAAAGAGACACCCCAGGCCCCGGACACTGTCCGGGGCTTTTTTTCGGCCCGCAGGGCGCATTGTCGGCCTTCGGGAAATGGGCTAGAAAAAACGTAACCGGCTCGCCTCACGGACGAATCGCAGGCCGCTCACAAAAGGCGGCGAAGCGTCCCGGCAGGCCGGGGGAGCCACCTCCGGCACGCCCGAGGGGAAGCAGCGGCCCGGCGCCGGACCGGGCAAAGGAAGGACGAGCAGACATGGAAGCCCAGGCCGAAGCGCAAACCAACGCGCAAACCGAAGCGCGGATCGAGGCACCCGAGAAATCGCCCGAGGAGCCGACAGCCGACCGGGTACGCGGGGCCCTGCTCGAGGGCATCCGCAACAGGAACGAGCCCCGCGTCGCGGCCCTGCTGCCCGTCGTGCTGGACGAGTTCCCCGGCTACGAGCCCTCGCCCCTGGAGGTCCAGGACATCTACGCCCTGGCCCTGAACCTTCTGCCCCCGCGCTACGCGCAGAGCTTCTCCTTCGTCATCCGCGAGGAAGTGAGCGACGACGACATCCGCGAGCAGCTGCGCGCAGCCGCGGAGCGGGTGCGCACCCACCCGAAGGCCGACCAGTACTGAGCCCGCCGCCCTCCCCGGCCGGGCTCCTGCGGGATCGTCAAGGGACGTGCGCTCGCCGCCGCGACGTGCTATCATCCATCCTCACGACCCACACCGCAAAGGGAGGCGCTCCATGACCGACACCGCCACGTCCGTCGAACTGTGCATCGTCGGGGCCGGACCGGCCGGAATCTCCGCGGCCATCTACGCGGGCCGCGCCGGGATATCCGCCGCGCTCATCGGCTGCACGCCCAAGTTCGCGGGCGACTACGAGATCGACAACTACTTCGGCTTCCCCGAGACCATCACCGGCCGCGAGCTCGAGGAACGCGGGCTGCGCCAGGCCGCACGCTTCGGCATTGCGGCCGAGTGCCGGCAGGTGCTGAACGTGCACGCCCAGGAGAACGGCCGCTTCGAGATCCGCACGGCCGACCGCGCCATCGACGCCTGCGCCCTGATCCTGGCCACGGGCGTGACCCGCGGCCATCCGAACATCCCGGGACTTGCGGACTTCGAGGGCAAGGGCGTGTCCTACTGCGTGAGCTGCGACGGCTATTTCGTGCGCGGCAAGCCCGTGGTCGTGGTCGGCGAGGGCAATTTCGCGGCCAACCAGGCCCTGGACCTGCTGACCTACACCCACCAGGTCACCCTCTGCCTGCACGGCAAGCCCTCGGGCATGGACGCCGGATTCACCGAACGCCTGGCCCGCGAGGGGATTTCCGTGGTCGGCCAAGCCGTGGCGAAGCTCGAGGGCGGCTCCGGGCTCGAGCGCGTGGTCCTGAGCGACGGCACCGCCCTGCCCGCCTTCGGCCTCTTCGTGGCCATGGGCGAGGCCAGCAGCGGCGACTTCGCCCAGACCCTTGGCCTCGTGCGCGAGGGCAACTTCATCGCCGTGGACCGCGAGCAGACGACCAACGTGCCTGGCGTCTTCGCCGCGGGCGACTGCACGGGCGGCTTCCTGCAGATCAGCAAGGCCGTGGGCGAAGGGGCGGTCGCCGCACGCTCGGCCATCGCCTACGTCAAGAAGCAGTGCCGCAAGGACCCGGCCGGGGCCGCGGCCAAGGGTTCTTGACATGGGCCGCTTCCGGGTATAAGTAGGCCGACTTCGCATGACATCGGATGGTGTCATGGGCCAATAGCTCAGTTGGCAGAGCCACCGGCTCATAACCGGTTCGTCCCAGGTTCGAATCCTGGTTGGCCCACCACTTGAAAGGGAACGTGTTGAACGCCGCGTCGTTTGAGACTCAGAGCCGGGCCGACAGGGCCGTCAGAATACCGAAGGTGCTTCCCGAGGGCCATCGCCCCGGCAAGCACCTTCGCATTTTGAAGGGATGATGAAGGCACAGGAAATCATCCGCCGCATCGAACGGTCGGCTCCGCTCCATCTCCAGGAAGACTGGGACAAGAGCGGGGTACAGATCGCAGGAGACAGGGAGGACGTGCATCGTCTGGCCCTGAGCCTGGACCCCACCCCCGCCTTCGTCACCGCCGCCCTCGCCTGGGGCGCGGACTTCCTCTTAAGCCACCACCCCCTGACCCTCGCCCCGAGGCTGCCCGCGGCGCACGACTCCTACCGCGAGACGCTGCGCCTCGTGCTCTGCTCCGGGGCCTGGCTCTACGCCGCCCACACCTCCCTGGACAGCATGACCGGCGGACCGGTGAGCTGGCTGGCGGACGAGCTTTCCCTGCGAAACCTCGCGCCGCTCGTGCCCTCTGCGGCCGATCCGGCCGTGGGGCTGGGCTTCGTGGGCGACCTGCCCGAGCCCGAGGACGCGAAAGGCTTCCTTGCCCGACTGCAGGGGCTCACGGGGCGCGGCTTCGCCACGCTGTGCGGCCCCGAGGCCGGACGCGACGGGGGAAGCATCCGCCGCGTGGCCTGCTGTCCGGGCTCCGGGGCCTCGCTCATGGAGCGCGCCGCGGCGGTTCACGCCGACGTCTTCGTGACCGGCGACGTCAAGTACCACCAGGCCCAGGAAGCCCCCCTGCCCGTCGTGGACGTGGGGCATTTCTGCCTGGAGGAGGAAATGATGCGGCGCCTGTGCGCCGCCATGGCCGACGATCTCGGCGCCCTGGGCGTCGAGGTGCGCTTTTTCCCGGGCGTCGAGCCGATCAGGCTGCTTTCGGGCGGCCCGCGCGGCGTCCGAAACGGGGACTGACGCCCCGCAGAACGTTGTTTACCAAGCGTCCACGGGCCCGAGTCCCGCCGGACGGAAGCGAACGAGGGAGAGCATGTACCAGAAACAGATCGAACAGCTTGTCATCCTCCAGCACATCGACCAGGAGATCCTGGTCCTCGAAAAGGAGCTGGAGCTGGCGCCCCAGGAGCTCGCCGAGCTCGAGAGCCGCCACCAGGCCGAACTGGACCAGCAGAACCAGGTCCGCGAGAAGATCGAATTCCTCAAGGCCCAGCAGAAGCGCCTCGGCTCCGAGATCGAAGAGGATTCCCTCAAGATCAAGAAGAGCAAGAACAAGCTGATGATGGCCTCCAACACGCGCGAATACCACGCCATGATGCGCGAGATGGACAACATGGAGAAGCTGAACAGGCTTCGCGAGGAAGAGCACGTGACCCTGACCGAGGAGCTGTCCCGGCAGGAGGAGGCCCTCTCCGACCTGCTCAAGGGCGCGGAAAGCCTCTCCGAGGAGCTGGCGGGCAAGCGCGAGAACCTCGACAAGCGCCTCTCCAAGGCCAACGACCAGCTGGCCAAGTTCCAGAAGGACCGCTCCGCGGCGGGCAAGATCATCCCCGCGCCGATCCTGGCCCGCTACGAGTTCATCCGCTCGCGCCTGCGCACCCCGGTCATCGTGCCCGTGCAGGACGGCATCTGCTCCGGCTGCCACATCTCCATCCCGCCCCAGACCTACAACGAGCTGCAGCGCGGCAAGCAGATCCACAGCTGCCCCAACTGCCAGCGTCTGATCTACTGGGAGCATCACCTGCCCAAGTCGGCCCTGGAGAAGCTGCCCGGCGCCACCAAGACCGCCGACGTGCCCGTGCCGGACAACACCCCGATCGCCGCGCCGTCCAAGGTCACGATCGACTAGCGTGATGTCCGCAAAATACGCAAAGCCGTATTTTGCGGAAGATCGCTGCGCCGAAAACGTGGTTTTCGGCTTACTCACGCCGCCGTCGGCGGCGGAACCGTGCATTCGCCCGGTTCATGTGTCGTGTACGACCACTGTGTAGCGTATCGACCTTTTTCATGGACGCGACACGGGCACGCTCCCGCCGCCGCGCCGTCCGGCCCGCATCGCGGGGTGCATGGACAGGCGCGCGGCCGGGCGTTACTCTTTATCAGAGAGCCTCCCGCCTCCGGGCGGGTGCAGATATCTGGAGTCGGACGAGCCGCCGCCGCGAACGCGAGTTCGGGGAGGAAAGTCCGGGCTCCGCAGGGCAGGACGCTGGGCAACTCCCAGGGGGAGCGATCCCCGGAAAGCGCCACAGAAAACAGACCGCCCGGTTCGCCGGGTAAGGGTGAAAAGGTGGGGCAAGAGCCCACCAGCGGGCGTGGCGACACGTCCGGCTAGGCAAGCCCCGTCCGGAGAAAGGCCAAATAGGAGCGCGCTCGAGGTCGGCCCGACCGAAGCGCTCGGGTAGGCTGCTCGAGGCGCGGAGCAATCCGCGCCCTAGAGGAATGGCGGCATAGAACAGAACCCGGCTTACGGTCCGGCTCCAGGTTTCGCGCGGCGCGGCGGGCACTGTCCGCCGCGCCGCATTTTTCTCCTCTCTCCGTCGGAAAAACACCTGCCGCGCGCAGGGCTCGGCAGGCGAGACATCCCGCGGCTTGACCCCGGCCGGGGTTTGCCGCATGGTGCGCGCATGTCACTGTGGTCCATCATCCTCGCGGCGGGCAGCGGCTCTCGGCTGGCCGCGGCCGGTCTTTCCGTGCGCAAGCAGTTCCTGCACTACCGCGGGGCGCCGCTCTTCTGGCATTCGGCGCGCACCCTCTCCCGCCTGCCCGAGCTTTCCGGCATCGTGCTCGTCTTTCCGGCCGAGGCGCTGGACGAGAGCGAGGACATGCTGCGCGACCTGGCCTCCCGCGAGCCGCTGGACGTGCCGCTGCGCGCCGTGGCCGGAGGGGCCAGGAGGCAGGACTCCGTGGCCGCGGGCCTGGCCGCGCTGCCGCGCGACGCCCGCGCCGTGCTCGTGCACGACGCGGCCCGCCCCTTCCTGAGCGTGGCCCTGGCCGCGCGCCTGGCCGACGCCCTGTCGGACGGAGCGCGCGCCGCCATCCCCGGCCTCGCCGTGACGGACACCATCAAGATCGTCACCCCGGACGGCACGGTGGCGGACACGCCCGAGCGCGCCTTTCTCCGCGCCGTGCAGACGCCGCAGGCCTTCGACCTGGCGCTTCTGCGCTCGGCCCACACCCGGGCCGAGGCCGAGGGCTGGGACGTGACCGACGACGCCATGCTCGTGGAACGGCTCGGCGAGCCGGTCCTGGTCATCGAGGGCGAGCCGGGCAACGTCAAGATCACCACCCCCGAGGACCTGCTCCTGCTGGCCCCGCGCCCGGGGGAATCGGGCGAATTCGCCCCACAGGAGGATCCGCGCATGCGGACAACGGAGCACCCCACTCCCGAGACGGACGGCGCGGCCGCCGAGGCCAAGGGCCGCGCGCGCATGCCCGTGCGCCAGGCCGTGACCGGCTTCGGCTACGACGTGCACAAGTTCGGCCCGGGCAGGCCCTTCGTGCTCGGCACCGTGCCCTTTCCCGGCGCGCCGGAGATCGTGGCCCACTCGGACGGCGACGTCCTGCTGCACGCGCTCATGGACGCCATCCTCGGCTGCATGGGCAAGGGCGACATCGGCAAGCTCTTTCCGGACAGCGACGCCTCCTTCGACAACGCCTCCTCGGCCGTGCTCCTCGACGAGGTGCTGGAGCTCGCGCGCTCCAAGGGCTACGAGCTGGTGCACGCGGACCTGACCGTGATCTCGCAGATTCCCAAGGTCGGCCCGCACCGCGAGCGCATCCAGGAGGCCGTGGCCCGCCTGCTGGGGCTGCCGCCCGAACGCGTGGGCATCAAGGCGACCACCGAGGAAGGCCTCGGCTTCACGGGCGAGAAGAAGGGCATCAAGTGCGTGGCCGTGGTCACGGCCCTGCTTCCGGCCCGCTGAGCCCAGCGCCCTGAACCGCCGCCCGGCCGCCCTCTCCGCCGGGCTTGCGCGCCGCGCCGCATCACGGTAACAGGAGCGCTCCCGTTTCACGCGCCGCAGCGCTGCCGGGCCCCCGGGCCGGACGCTTCCGGCGCATCGAACCAATCGCGACCCATCGGAGCCACCATGCAGCTCTACAATACGCTCACCCGCAGCAAGGAAGCCTTCACCCCGGCGCAGCCCGGCCGTGTCGGCATGTACGTCTGCGGCATCACGGCCTACGACTTCTGCCACATCGGCCACGCCCGCTCGTCCGTGGTCTTCGACGTGCTCGTGCGCTACCTGCGCCGCACCGGGCTCGACGTGACCTTCGTGCGCAACTTCACGGACATCGACGACAAGATCATCAAGCGCGCCAACGAGGAGGGCTCCACCTCCGAGGAAGTGGCCGAGCGCAACATCCGCTATTTCTACGAGGACATGGACCGGCTGAACATCCTGCGCGCGGACATCGAGCCGCGCTGCACGGAGCACGTGCCGGAGATGATCTCGCTCACCGGGCGCCTCATCGAGAAGGGCCACGCCTACCCCACCCCCTCGGGCGACGTGTACTTCCGCGTGCGTTCCTTCAAGGACTACGGCAAGCTCTCGGGCCGCGACGTCGAGGAGCTGGAGGCCGGGGCGCGCATCGCTCCGGGCGAGGAGAAGGAAGACCCGCTGGACTTCGCCCTGTGGAAGGCCGCCAAGCCCGGCGAGCCCTCCTGGGACAGCCCCTGGGGCAAGGGACGGCCCGGCTGGCACATCGAGTGCTCGGCCATGAGCGAGAAGCACCTGCACCTGCCGCTCGACATCCACGGCGGCGGCCAGGACCTCATCTTCCCGCACCACGAGAACGAGGTGGCCCAGACCGAGGCCGCGCTCGGCAAGCCGTTCTCCCGCTTCTGGGTGCACAACGGCTTCGTGCAGATCAACCACGAGAAGATGTCCAAGTCGCTCGGCAACTTCTTCACCATCCGCGAGATCCTGGCCAAGTTCCTGCCCGAGGTCCTGCGCTTCTTCCTCCTGACCATGCACTACAGAAGCCCGCTGGACTTCTCGGACGAGGCCATGGAGGAGGCGGAAAAGGGGCTTCGCCGCATCTACGCCGGACTGGAGCAGGTGCGGGCGGCCGTGGCCGCGCCCGTGGAGTGGAAGAAGGGGCCGCTGCCCAAGGAGATCGTCGAGGAGCTCGACGCCGTCGCCGCCAAGTGGACCGAGGCCATGGAGGACGACCTGAACACGGCCGCGGCCATCGGCCACGTCTTCGGCCTGGTGCGCCTCGCGGGCCGCGTGCTGGAGAACAAGGGCTGGCGGAAGCTCGAGGGCGGCAAGGCCTTCTTCGAGAAGGCGCTCGGCCTGATGGAAGGCTGGGGCGAAGTGCTCGGCCTCTTCGGCCGGGAGCCCGCCGAATTCCTCGCCGAGCTCCGCGCGAGCCGCGCCGCGCGCAAGGGCATCGACCCCGACAAGGTGATCGCCCTGCTCGCCGAGCGCGCCGCTGCCCGCACGAACAAGGATTTCGCCCGCTCGGACGGCGTACGCGACGAGCTCGCCGCCATGGGCGTCGAAGTCAAGGACACGCCCCAGGGACAGACCTGGGACGTGGCGTAGCCACCCGGACCATTTTGCGCGCACGGGCCGGACGCCTCGCACAGGCGTCCGGTCCGGCCCGCCGCCCGCCTGACCACGCCGTTTCGCAACGATTCACCAGGGCCCTTCCCTCCCCCTCGGGCCCGTCCGGCAGCACATGAAGATCGAAACCACTCCCCTGCTTCTGCGTCGCCTCATCCAGACCGTCTTTCTCGGGCTCAGCGTCCTCGTCTGGGTAGAGCTCTACCGTTTCTGCCTCTGGGCCGTGGGGCTCGGCACCCCGGCCGCGCGGCCCTCGGCCCAGGAGGCCTTCCTGCCCATCAGCGCGCTATTGGGCCTCAAGCGCCTCGTGCTCACCGGCCGGTACGACCCGGTGCATCCGGCCGGGCTCACCTTCCTCATCGCGGCCCTGCTCACGGCCTTCCTGCTGCGCCGGGGATTCTGCGCCTTCGTCTGCCCGCTGGGGCTGCTCTCGGATCTCTGTTCCGCGCTCGGCAGGAAGCTCGGGCTGGAACGCCGCGTGCCGCGCCGCCTGGACAAGACCCTGCGCGGCCTCAAGTTCATCTTCCTCGCGCTCTGCCTGTCCCTCTTCCTGCTCGTGGGCGGGAGCAACATGCAGGGCTTCATGATGAGCCCCTTCAACATCACGGCGGACGCGCACCTGCTGCTCTTCTTCCTCTCACCCTCGGGCACGGTGCTCACGGTCGCGGCGGCCCTGGCCGCCGTCTCGCTCGTGGCGCGCAACGCCTGGTGCCGCTGGCTCTGCCCCTACGGCGCGCTGCTCGGCCTCGCGGCCGTTCTCGGCCCCACGCGCGTGCGCCGCGAGGACGACGCCTGCACCCGCTGCGGCCGCTGCGAACGCGCCTGCCCCTCCGCCATCCGCATCCGCGAGAAGGCGGAGATGAAGGGGCCGGAGTGCTTCGGCTGCGCGCAGTGCGTGGGCGCATGCCCGGAAAAGGGCGCCATCGCCCTGCGCGCGGCGGGCAGGCCCATCCCCTGGCGCATGGCCGGGGCTGCCGTGTGCGTGGTGCTGGTGGGATTCTGCGTGGTCGCGGCCCTCTCCGGGCACTGGACCACCAGGCTTCCCGCGGTCATGCTCAAGGCCTTCTACGCCAGGGCGTTCATGGGGGCGTAGGGCCCGCAGGCACGTCGTTCACGGCTTCGTCCCCGGCTTCGGCCCCGGCCCCGGCCGCAGGCCTCAGATGTCCTCGTCGAAGAAGAGCTTCCAGGCCGACTTGTAGGCCACGATCTCGCGCACTTCGGGCGGCAGGCCGGCCATGAAGTGCCGCTCGTTGGCGGCCTTCTCCGGCAGGTCGTCCATGCGGTCGCCGCCGATGTCGAAGGCGGCCACGAAGTGCCAGGGGTAGGCCGAGACGAGGTCCACCCATTCCTTCTTCACCCCTCCGTTCTCGCGGTCCCAGACGTGGGCCTGGTGCTCGCCGCTCACGGGATACTTGGCGTCCGGCGTGCCGAAGGCGAGGTCGAAGTAGATGTTCGGGTGGTTCTCGATGAGCTTGCGCACGAACTGCGGACCGTAGTCCCTCGCCCTGTCCGAGAAGCGGATCTGGGCCAGATGGCACCAGATGACCTTGGCCCCCGGGTAGGCGGAAAGCATCTTCTCCAGGGGCGGCAGGAGCTGGTCCTCGATCTCGTAGTGGATCTGGAACGACAGCCCCGTGCGCTCGGAAAAGGCGAACAATGTCTTGCCCGCGGGCGAGTCAATGGGGATGTTCACGTCGCGGAACATCTCGCCGCGCTTGTACTCCCGGGGCGAGGGGTAGTGGCGGAACTCGAACTCCCCGAGCAGCGGATAGCCGTCCTCCACCGCCTTTTTCATGGTCACGTCCAGGAAGCGCTCCGGCTCCTCGGTCCAGGCGGGATAGATGCCTGCCGTGGTCACGGGCAGATAGCGCCAGGGATCGGCCGCCACCAGTCGCCGCACGTCGTCGCTCCAGAGGGTGCCGTGCTTCTCGTACTCCTTCTTGCCGATCTGCGGCGAGAAGGCCACCAGGGCCA
Protein-coding regions in this window:
- a CDS encoding GGDEF domain-containing protein, whose protein sequence is MQRGEQPELMWGLGLTGQEEKIIRAAAGKGFPLRVWNETEIPGGNPGERQEPFLIWIPQRVWQAMRPETREFYEGWEEPQRVLILEEDADEMEFEHLVKRGFLTAVRAPLSKTGVQEVLHRANEIRSLYADIFRMTREIFLERELLARKTDQLLFLNQILTRATESLDAGTILANAREDMNTLFPVSAVQAALWTTTEGDAVGAHLLLCPLSKGGNREAWVEYFLENAAKLAATPVKDFQVELLPGYPEDGELSAPEAGRTILLPLRSGFEYFGCLALTAAEKPNLAKDQIQTVRAAVNHLALALRNAMIYSQVKTRAEYDGLTRIHNRSSFDERLLEELKRHQRYRHPLSLLLLDLDHFKSINDDHGHKAGDAVLRTIGRILSQNLRATDFSARYGGEEFVVLLPQTNEDEAWLLADRLRAEIARQSFTFQGKTFGVTTSIGVASMKPGALAKVRDLVQEADTALYMAKSAGRNMVCLSEHCDGTHVRQ
- a CDS encoding late competence development ComFB family protein, whose amino-acid sequence is MEAQAEAQTNAQTEARIEAPEKSPEEPTADRVRGALLEGIRNRNEPRVAALLPVVLDEFPGYEPSPLEVQDIYALALNLLPPRYAQSFSFVIREEVSDDDIREQLRAAAERVRTHPKADQY
- a CDS encoding NAD(P)/FAD-dependent oxidoreductase codes for the protein MTDTATSVELCIVGAGPAGISAAIYAGRAGISAALIGCTPKFAGDYEIDNYFGFPETITGRELEERGLRQAARFGIAAECRQVLNVHAQENGRFEIRTADRAIDACALILATGVTRGHPNIPGLADFEGKGVSYCVSCDGYFVRGKPVVVVGEGNFAANQALDLLTYTHQVTLCLHGKPSGMDAGFTERLAREGISVVGQAVAKLEGGSGLERVVLSDGTALPAFGLFVAMGEASSGDFAQTLGLVREGNFIAVDREQTTNVPGVFAAGDCTGGFLQISKAVGEGAVAARSAIAYVKKQCRKDPAGAAAKGS
- a CDS encoding Nif3-like dinuclear metal center hexameric protein, which produces MKAQEIIRRIERSAPLHLQEDWDKSGVQIAGDREDVHRLALSLDPTPAFVTAALAWGADFLLSHHPLTLAPRLPAAHDSYRETLRLVLCSGAWLYAAHTSLDSMTGGPVSWLADELSLRNLAPLVPSAADPAVGLGFVGDLPEPEDAKGFLARLQGLTGRGFATLCGPEAGRDGGSIRRVACCPGSGASLMERAAAVHADVFVTGDVKYHQAQEAPLPVVDVGHFCLEEEMMRRLCAAMADDLGALGVEVRFFPGVEPIRLLSGGPRGVRNGD
- a CDS encoding zinc ribbon domain-containing protein, translated to MYQKQIEQLVILQHIDQEILVLEKELELAPQELAELESRHQAELDQQNQVREKIEFLKAQQKRLGSEIEEDSLKIKKSKNKLMMASNTREYHAMMREMDNMEKLNRLREEEHVTLTEELSRQEEALSDLLKGAESLSEELAGKRENLDKRLSKANDQLAKFQKDRSAAGKIIPAPILARYEFIRSRLRTPVIVPVQDGICSGCHISIPPQTYNELQRGKQIHSCPNCQRLIYWEHHLPKSALEKLPGATKTADVPVPDNTPIAAPSKVTID
- the ispD gene encoding 2-C-methyl-D-erythritol 4-phosphate cytidylyltransferase, with translation MSLWSIILAAGSGSRLAAAGLSVRKQFLHYRGAPLFWHSARTLSRLPELSGIVLVFPAEALDESEDMLRDLASREPLDVPLRAVAGGARRQDSVAAGLAALPRDARAVLVHDAARPFLSVALAARLADALSDGARAAIPGLAVTDTIKIVTPDGTVADTPERAFLRAVQTPQAFDLALLRSAHTRAEAEGWDVTDDAMLVERLGEPVLVIEGEPGNVKITTPEDLLLLAPRPGESGEFAPQEDPRMRTTEHPTPETDGAAAEAKGRARMPVRQAVTGFGYDVHKFGPGRPFVLGTVPFPGAPEIVAHSDGDVLLHALMDAILGCMGKGDIGKLFPDSDASFDNASSAVLLDEVLELARSKGYELVHADLTVISQIPKVGPHRERIQEAVARLLGLPPERVGIKATTEEGLGFTGEKKGIKCVAVVTALLPAR
- the cysS gene encoding cysteine--tRNA ligase, whose protein sequence is MQLYNTLTRSKEAFTPAQPGRVGMYVCGITAYDFCHIGHARSSVVFDVLVRYLRRTGLDVTFVRNFTDIDDKIIKRANEEGSTSEEVAERNIRYFYEDMDRLNILRADIEPRCTEHVPEMISLTGRLIEKGHAYPTPSGDVYFRVRSFKDYGKLSGRDVEELEAGARIAPGEEKEDPLDFALWKAAKPGEPSWDSPWGKGRPGWHIECSAMSEKHLHLPLDIHGGGQDLIFPHHENEVAQTEAALGKPFSRFWVHNGFVQINHEKMSKSLGNFFTIREILAKFLPEVLRFFLLTMHYRSPLDFSDEAMEEAEKGLRRIYAGLEQVRAAVAAPVEWKKGPLPKEIVEELDAVAAKWTEAMEDDLNTAAAIGHVFGLVRLAGRVLENKGWRKLEGGKAFFEKALGLMEGWGEVLGLFGREPAEFLAELRASRAARKGIDPDKVIALLAERAAARTNKDFARSDGVRDELAAMGVEVKDTPQGQTWDVA
- a CDS encoding 4Fe-4S binding protein codes for the protein MKIETTPLLLRRLIQTVFLGLSVLVWVELYRFCLWAVGLGTPAARPSAQEAFLPISALLGLKRLVLTGRYDPVHPAGLTFLIAALLTAFLLRRGFCAFVCPLGLLSDLCSALGRKLGLERRVPRRLDKTLRGLKFIFLALCLSLFLLVGGSNMQGFMMSPFNITADAHLLLFFLSPSGTVLTVAAALAAVSLVARNAWCRWLCPYGALLGLAAVLGPTRVRREDDACTRCGRCERACPSAIRIREKAEMKGPECFGCAQCVGACPEKGAIALRAAGRPIPWRMAGAAVCVVLVGFCVVAALSGHWTTRLPAVMLKAFYARAFMGA
- a CDS encoding amidohydrolase family protein → MQPARSARSVSRRVSAAFPVVFLVVFAFSAALCAPHAASGQEFGPLPGDVGLDDAPLAPVPFDISALKAMWRKRIAAIKASGQVPIIDVESSYTPKKLDMPRFARQMDDNGVALVAFSPQIGKKEYEKHGTLWSDDVRRLVAADPWRYLPVTTAGIYPAWTEEPERFLDVTMKKAVEDGYPLLGEFEFRHYPSPREYKRGEMFRDVNIPIDSPAGKTLFAFSERTGLSFQIHYEIEDQLLPPLEKMLSAYPGAKVIWCHLAQIRFSDRARDYGPQFVRKLIENHPNIYFDLAFGTPDAKYPVSGEHQAHVWDRENGGVKKEWVDLVSAYPWHFVAAFDIGGDRMDDLPEKAANERHFMAGLPPEVREIVAYKSAWKLFFDEDI